A window of Micromonospora eburnea genomic DNA:
GTGGCCGTCGAGCCAGCGATGGACGAGAAACAGGGCGATCGAGGAGGGCGGCGGGAGGACCAGCCGCTCCCCGCACACGTCGACCACCTCCCCGGCCAGCGCCGCGCCGATCTCCCGCCGGGTGAACCAGCGGGCGTGGGCGATCTCCGCGGGATCCACCCGGATCGGCTCGTCGGCGTCGGCGCGGGCCAGGAAGCCGAGCATCAGCGAGCCGGGGAACGGCCAGGACTGGCTGCCCGCGTACGAGATCTCCGCGACCTCGACGCCGACCTCCTCGCGGACCTCGCGGAGCACGGCGGCCTCGGCCGACTCCCCCGGCTCGACGTAGCCGGCCAGGCAGGAGTAGCGGCGCTCCCCCGGGGTGTGTGCCCAGGCGGCGTTGCTGCCGAGCAGGCAGCGCCCCTCCGGGCCGTCCACCGCGTCGTGGACCAGCACGATCATCGCCGGGTCCGTGTGCGGCCAGACCCGCTGGCCGAGCGCGTCGACCCGTGACCAGCCGGCCTCGTCGACCTGCGTGGAGTGCCCGCTGATCGACGAGTAGCCGTGCCGGACGTGCCAGTTCAACAGGGCGAGCCCGGTGGTGAAGATCCCCGCGTCCCGGTCGGCCAGCAGGTGCCCCACGTCGCGCAGGCTGACCCGGCGGGTGCCGGGCAGCTCCGGCAGCGGCGCGTCCACCGCGAAGACCGGTACGCCGTCCGGCTCGATGCCGAGGAACATCGGCACCGAGCGGGGCACCTCGGGCAGCTCGTCCGGGCCGACCAGCACCAGCTCCGGCGGGGCGGCCTCACCGCGCACCAGCGCCCGGCCATCGTCGGTCGAGTCCAGCACCAGCACCCGGGCCCGCTCCCACGCCTCGGCGAGCCAGTCCGGGTCGGTACGCCGGTGCGCCGCCCGGTCCAGCGTGGACCGGGCCAGTGGCGGACAGACCTCGCCGCTCACACCGCCGCCCCGCTGCTCAGCCCGATGGTCCGCTCGCTCACGCCGGCTCCGTCCGGACCTCGGTGAGCGCGGCCAGCGGCTCCGCGATCCGCTCGGCGTCACCGAGGATCACGGTGACCGCCTTCGCCGGTGCGAGGTAGCGTGCCGCCGCCTCGGCGACGTCGTCCACGGTCGCCTTCGCCAGCCGGGCGGCATGCTCGGCGAGGAAGTCCAGGCGCAGCCCGTTGCCGGCGTACGCGCTGGTCAGCGATGCCAGCCCGGCCTGGGTCGACATGCCGAGCTGGAGCGTGCCGAGGGCGTACTGGCGGGCCTGCTCCAGCTCCTCCGGCTTGGCCGGCAGGGCGGCGAGGCGACCCAGCTCGTACCAGGTCTCCAGCAGCGCGGGTGCGGTGACCTCGGTGGCCACCTCGGCGGCGGCGACCAGCACCGACCCGGCCACCGAATGCTCCACCACCGAGTGCGGCCCGTACGTGTAGCCCTTGTCCTCCCGGATGTTCTCCACCCAGCGGGACGAGAAGTAACCACCGAAGAGCAGGTTGGCCAGTTGCAGGGCGGCGTGGTCGGGGTGCGTACGGGGCACCGCCGGCAGGGCGATCCGCAGCGAGGACTGCACCGAACCGGGCCGATCGACCAGCAGCAGCGGGCCGGGCTCCAGCGGCGGCGCGGGCGGCAGCTCAACGACCTTCCCGGCCCCGTCCCAGCCGGCGAGCGCCTGTTCGGCGGCGTCCAGGGCCCGTTCCGGCTGCACGTCGCCGACCAGCACCAGCACCGCGCCGGCCGGGTGCACCCGCTCGGCGTGCAGCTTGCGCAGCACCGGTGGCCGAACCGTGCGCACCTCGTCCGGCTCGGGGGTCTGCACCGCGTACGGATGCTTGCCGTAGATCCGCTTGAGCAGCGCGGTCCGGGCCAGGTGAGCGGGCTGGCTCCGGGCGACCTGGATCCGGTCGACCAGTCGGTCCCGCTCGGTCTCCACCCAATCACCGGGGTAGACGGCCCCGGTCAGCACGTCGGCGAGCAGCTCCAGCATCCGGCCCAGGCCGCTGACCAGGCTGGCCCCGGACAGCATCAGCCGGTCCGGGTCGATCCCGGCGGAGAGCCCGCCGCCGACCTTCTGCAGCTCGGCCGCGATCTGGGTCGCGGTGTGCGTCGCCGTGCCGGAAAGGATGGTCTGCGCGAGCATCCCGCCGCGGGCCAGGTGGGTACGCCCGAACGGCATCCACAGCCGCAGCTCGACCAGCGGAACCGCCTTCCGGCGTACGGCGATCACGGTGAGCCCGTTGGCGAGCGTGCGCTCGGCCTGCGTCGGCACCTTGAGCCTGCGGGTGGGCCCGAGCGGCGGCAGCGGCCGGGTCCCGGTCTCCACGGTTGCCGTCACTGATCTTCCTCCGTTCGCGACTGCAAGGCTCGCAAACCCGGCTCACTCCTCGCGCTCACCGAGCCGGTCCTCGTTCGCGACTGCAAGGCTCGCAAACCCGGCTCACTCCTCGCGCTCACCGGGCCGGTCTTCGTTCGCGACTGCGGGGCTCGCAAACCCGGCTCACTCCTCGCGCTCACCGGGCCGGTCTTCGTTCGCGACTGCGGGGCTCGCAAACCCGGCTCACTCCTCGCGCTCACCGGGCACCTCCCGGGATGACCTCAATGGACGCGCGGCGTTGCGGCCGCAGGGTGGCGGCGGCGGCGAGGACCTGCTCCTCGGTCACCTCGCCGACCAGCCGGGGCAGCTCGTTGAGCAGGCCCGGCTCGCCGCGCTGCTGTTCGAGTACGGCCATCCGCAGCGCCCGGCCGAGCACCGCGTCGGTGTCCCGCAGCAGGTGGGTGGCCATCCGGGCCTGGGTGCGGGCCAGCTCCCCCTCGGTCAGCCCGTCGGTGGCGAGCCGGTCCAGTTCCTCGTCGATGGTGCGCAGCACCTTGTCGACGTCGCCGCCGGGCGGCAGGTGGGCCTGGAGCAGCAGCGCGGTGGGGTCGCGCACGTCGAACGGGTCGCCCATGAAGCCGAGGTAGCCACCGAGACTGGTGACCGTGCGGTCCCGCTGCACCAGCCGCTCGACCAGCCGGGACGCGTCGCCGTCGGTGAGCACCTCGGCGAGGACCACGTACGGCAGGTAACCGGAGAAGTCGGTCACCGGGTCGGGCACCCGCCAGGCCCCGGCCACCGCCGGCAGCGGGGCCAGCCGGTCGGTGTACGAGGTGCGTCGCTCGGCGGTCAGGTCGGGCTCGGCGAAGTCGGGCCGGCGCGGGGCGGGTCGGGCCGGCACGTCCCCGAAGTGCCGCTCGATCAGCGCGGTCGCCTCGGCCACGTCGATGTCCCCGCTGACGGCGAGGACGGCGTTGCCGCTGGCGTAGTAGCGGCGGAAGAAGTCGGCGGCGTCGGCGACGGTGGCCGATTCCAGATCGTCGAAGGAGCCGTAGCCGTCGTGCGCGTTGGGGAAGGTATCGAACATGACCGGCGGCAGGGTCAGCCAGGGGAACCCGCCGTACGGCCGGTTGAGCACGTTGACCCGGATCTCCTCCTTGACCACGTCGACCTGGTTGCGCAGGTTCTCCTCGGTCAGCCGGGGGCCGCGCATCCGGTCGGCCTCCAGGAAGAGGGCCCGTTCCAGCGCGTTGCTCGGCAGGGTCTCGAAGTAGTCGGTGTAGTCCAGGTGGGTGGAGCCGTTGAAGGTCCCCCCGGCGCCCTGGACGTGCCGGAAGTGGGCCAGCTTCTCCAGGTTCTCCGAGCCTTGGAACATCAGGTGCTCGAAGAGGTGGGCGAAGCCGGTGCGGCCCTCCGGCTCGGACCGGATGCCGACGTCGTAGACCACCGCCACCCCGATCACCGGGGCGCTGCGGTCGGGGGTGAGCACCACCCGCAGGCCGTTGTCGAGGGTGAACCGCTCGACCGGGTACTTCGTCGCTGGAATTCTCGCTCTCGGCGGCACGGATCGACCCTAACGTGTCCGCACCGGCCGCACCGGCCGTGTGACGCGGCACTCCGGACGGCCGTCGTGGCGATCGGTCGACCAGTGCCACTTACTCCACCGAACAGGTAGGAAATACCGGGACCCTCCGGGTCGCCATTCCCGGATCGTGGATAGGCCTTGACGCCGCCCATCGCCTGCCCCACTCTTCCTACCAAGTAAGTAGGAATACTGTGGATTGGATACCCGATGAGACGGCTTCCCTTCCGTCGACTGCTCTCCGTGGCCACCCTCGCCGTGGTCGGCGCGGCCACCCTGGGCGCCACCGCGGCCTGCGGCGACGACACCGACAGCTCCGGCGGATCCGGTCCGGTGACGCTGCGCCTCGGCTACTTCCCCAACATCACCCACGCGCCGGCAGTGGTCGGGGTGGAAAAGGGAATCTTCGCCGAGACGCTCGGCAGCGGCGTCAAGCTCGACACGAAGACCTTCAACGCCGGCCCGGCCGCCATCGAGGCGCTCTTCTCCGGCGCGCTCGACGCCACGTACATCGGCCCGAACCCGACCGTGAACGCCTTCTCCAAGTCCAAGGGCGAGGCGGTCCGGGTCGTCTCCGGCGCCGCCTCCGGCGGCGTCGCGCTGGTGGTGAAGCCGGGGATCACGTCGGTCGAGCAACTGCGCGGCAAGAAGATCGCCACCCCGCAGCTCGGCAACACCCAGGACGTGGCGCTGCGCTACTGGCTCAAGGAGCAGGGCCTGACCGCCACCAAGGAGGGCGGCGGCGACGTCAAGGTCGTCCCACAGGAGAACGCGCAGACGGTGGAGACCTTCACCAGCGGCGCCATCGACGGCGCCTGGGTGCCGGAGCCGTTCGTCTCCCGGCTGGTCAACGCCGGTGGCAAGGTGCTGATCGACGAGCGCGACCTCTGGCCGGACAAGAAGTTCGTGATCACCAACCTGATCGTCAGCACCAAGTTCCTGAAGGCCCACCCCGACGTGGTGAAGAAGCTGGTCGAGGGGCAGGTCGCGGCGAACGACTTCGTCAACAGCAAGCCGGACGAGGCCCAGCAGGCCGTCTCCGACCACATCGGCAAGATCACCGGCAAACCGCTGGACCTCAAGCTGATCAAGCAGGCGTGGCCCACTCTGGAGTTCACCAACGACCCGATCCCGTCCTCGCTGAAGGTCGGCCTGGACCACGCGGTCGCCGTCGAGTTGACCGAGCCCGTGGACCTCACCGGCCTCTACGACCTGACGTACCTCAACGAGGTACTCAAGGCGCAGGGCAAGCCCGAGGTCACCCTGCCGTGACGTCGACCACGACCCTCCCGCGCGGCGCGACCGGCTCGGTCGCGCTGCGCGGCGTGACCAAGGTGTACGGCCAGGGCGAGCACGCCGTCCTGGCCCTGGACGGGGTGACGCTGGACGTCGCCCCGGGCGAGTTCGTCTGTCTGGTCGGCGCCTCCGGCTGCGGCAAGAGCACCCTGCTCAACCTGGTCGCCGGGCTGGACCGGGTCAGCGGCGGGCAGATCGACCTCGGTGAGGGGATCAACCCCGGCCTGATGTTCCAGGAGTCGGCCCTGTTCCCGTGGCTCACCGTCGAGTCGAACGTCGAGGTGCCGCTCAAGCTGCGCGGGCTGCCCCGGGACGAGCGCCGGGCACGGGTCGCCGAGTTGCTGCGCACGGTCCACCTGGCCGACTTCGGTCGCAGGCGCCCACACCAGCTCTCCGGCGGCATGCGGCAGCGCGTCGCCCTGGCCCGTACCCTCGCGCTGGACACGCCGGTGCTGCTGATGGACGAGCCGTTCGGCGCACTCGACGCGATGACCCGGGACATCCTGCACGACGAGTTGGAACGGATCTGGTCCGAGCGGAAGCTCACCGTGCTCTTCGTGACCCACAACGTCCGCGAGGCGGCCCGCCTCGCCGACCGGATCATCCTGCTCTCCAGCCGGCCCGGCCGGATCATCTGGTCCACCCGGGTCGACGTGCCCCGGCCCCGCCGGATCGACTCCCCGGAGATCGCGACCATCGCCGCCGAGGTCACCGAGCGGCTGCGTACGGAGGTGGGCCGTCATGGCCAGTGACACGCTCGCCGGGTCGTCGCGTACCGACGCGGAGATCACCGGCCTGGACGCGCTGGAGATCGCGGGCCGCGAGCAGAGCCCGACCCGACTGCGCCGGGCCTGGTCGGCGCTGTGGCCGAA
This region includes:
- a CDS encoding M16 family metallopeptidase, which produces MTATVETGTRPLPPLGPTRRLKVPTQAERTLANGLTVIAVRRKAVPLVELRLWMPFGRTHLARGGMLAQTILSGTATHTATQIAAELQKVGGGLSAGIDPDRLMLSGASLVSGLGRMLELLADVLTGAVYPGDWVETERDRLVDRIQVARSQPAHLARTALLKRIYGKHPYAVQTPEPDEVRTVRPPVLRKLHAERVHPAGAVLVLVGDVQPERALDAAEQALAGWDGAGKVVELPPAPPLEPGPLLLVDRPGSVQSSLRIALPAVPRTHPDHAALQLANLLFGGYFSSRWVENIREDKGYTYGPHSVVEHSVAGSVLVAAAEVATEVTAPALLETWYELGRLAALPAKPEELEQARQYALGTLQLGMSTQAGLASLTSAYAGNGLRLDFLAEHAARLAKATVDDVAEAAARYLAPAKAVTVILGDAERIAEPLAALTEVRTEPA
- the nudC gene encoding NAD(+) diphosphatase, with the translated sequence MSGEVCPPLARSTLDRAAHRRTDPDWLAEAWERARVLVLDSTDDGRALVRGEAAPPELVLVGPDELPEVPRSVPMFLGIEPDGVPVFAVDAPLPELPGTRRVSLRDVGHLLADRDAGIFTTGLALLNWHVRHGYSSISGHSTQVDEAGWSRVDALGQRVWPHTDPAMIVLVHDAVDGPEGRCLLGSNAAWAHTPGERRYSCLAGYVEPGESAEAAVLREVREEVGVEVAEISYAGSQSWPFPGSLMLGFLARADADEPIRVDPAEIAHARWFTRREIGAALAGEVVDVCGERLVLPPPSSIALFLVHRWLDGHS
- a CDS encoding ABC transporter ATP-binding protein, encoding MTSTTTLPRGATGSVALRGVTKVYGQGEHAVLALDGVTLDVAPGEFVCLVGASGCGKSTLLNLVAGLDRVSGGQIDLGEGINPGLMFQESALFPWLTVESNVEVPLKLRGLPRDERRARVAELLRTVHLADFGRRRPHQLSGGMRQRVALARTLALDTPVLLMDEPFGALDAMTRDILHDELERIWSERKLTVLFVTHNVREAARLADRIILLSSRPGRIIWSTRVDVPRPRRIDSPEIATIAAEVTERLRTEVGRHGQ
- a CDS encoding ABC transporter substrate-binding protein, translating into MRRLPFRRLLSVATLAVVGAATLGATAACGDDTDSSGGSGPVTLRLGYFPNITHAPAVVGVEKGIFAETLGSGVKLDTKTFNAGPAAIEALFSGALDATYIGPNPTVNAFSKSKGEAVRVVSGAASGGVALVVKPGITSVEQLRGKKIATPQLGNTQDVALRYWLKEQGLTATKEGGGDVKVVPQENAQTVETFTSGAIDGAWVPEPFVSRLVNAGGKVLIDERDLWPDKKFVITNLIVSTKFLKAHPDVVKKLVEGQVAANDFVNSKPDEAQQAVSDHIGKITGKPLDLKLIKQAWPTLEFTNDPIPSSLKVGLDHAVAVELTEPVDLTGLYDLTYLNEVLKAQGKPEVTLP
- a CDS encoding M16 family metallopeptidase; this translates as MPPRARIPATKYPVERFTLDNGLRVVLTPDRSAPVIGVAVVYDVGIRSEPEGRTGFAHLFEHLMFQGSENLEKLAHFRHVQGAGGTFNGSTHLDYTDYFETLPSNALERALFLEADRMRGPRLTEENLRNQVDVVKEEIRVNVLNRPYGGFPWLTLPPVMFDTFPNAHDGYGSFDDLESATVADAADFFRRYYASGNAVLAVSGDIDVAEATALIERHFGDVPARPAPRRPDFAEPDLTAERRTSYTDRLAPLPAVAGAWRVPDPVTDFSGYLPYVVLAEVLTDGDASRLVERLVQRDRTVTSLGGYLGFMGDPFDVRDPTALLLQAHLPPGGDVDKVLRTIDEELDRLATDGLTEGELARTQARMATHLLRDTDAVLGRALRMAVLEQQRGEPGLLNELPRLVGEVTEEQVLAAAATLRPQRRASIEVIPGGAR